One window from the genome of Pseudalkalibacillus hwajinpoensis encodes:
- the betA gene encoding choline dehydrogenase: MTESYDYVIVGGGSAGSVLGNRLSEDGKKSVLILEAGRSDYSWDLLIQMPAALPFPSGKDLYDWQYETDPEPYMKGRNIPHARGKVLGGSSSINGMIYQRGNPMDYERWGADTGMEAWNFAHCLPYFKRLENALASPDDDLRGHDGPIKLERGPAKNPLFQAFFNAGVEAGYSRTPDVNGFRQEGFGPFDKHVYKGQRLSASRAYLHPFMDRENLTVRTRAFVSSIDFDGTRAKGLTYRRNGKTHQVEAGEVILSGGAIATPQMLQLAGIGDAKHLRSLDIEPIVDLPGVGENLQDHLEVYVQHTCPEPVSEQPNLSKARMPWIGLQWMLNRTGPAATNHFEGGGFVRSNEDVDYPNLMFHFLPVAVRYDGQKAATKHGFQVHIGPMYSDARGSLKIRSKDPKEHPSMVYNYLSTEQDKREWVEAIRVTRNIMSQPALKKYNGGEISPGPSVKTDEEILEWVKEDAETALHPSCTCKMGPKSDPMAVVDPETMKVHGVENLRVVDASAMPYVTNGNIHAPVLMLAEKAADLILGRKPLDPIDADFYRHGVHPADAGTVTK, translated from the coding sequence ATGACTGAATCATATGATTATGTAATCGTTGGTGGCGGTAGTGCGGGTTCTGTACTCGGCAACCGTCTAAGTGAAGATGGAAAGAAAAGTGTGCTTATATTAGAGGCGGGACGAAGTGATTATTCATGGGATCTCCTGATTCAAATGCCAGCAGCTCTACCTTTCCCATCTGGAAAAGATCTCTACGATTGGCAATACGAGACGGACCCTGAGCCATACATGAAGGGACGGAATATCCCACATGCTAGAGGAAAGGTGCTCGGCGGTTCTAGTTCTATTAACGGTATGATCTATCAACGCGGAAATCCGATGGACTATGAACGATGGGGAGCTGACACTGGCATGGAAGCGTGGAATTTTGCGCACTGCCTTCCATATTTCAAGCGTTTGGAAAATGCTCTGGCATCACCGGATGATGATCTTCGCGGTCACGACGGTCCGATCAAATTAGAACGCGGACCTGCCAAAAATCCATTATTCCAGGCATTCTTCAATGCAGGTGTAGAAGCTGGTTATTCACGCACTCCAGATGTGAACGGCTTTCGTCAGGAAGGCTTCGGCCCATTTGATAAGCATGTGTACAAAGGTCAACGTCTGTCCGCTTCACGTGCCTACCTACATCCATTTATGGATCGTGAGAACTTAACGGTTAGAACGCGTGCTTTTGTTTCGAGCATCGACTTCGATGGTACCCGTGCCAAAGGATTGACGTATCGTCGAAACGGAAAAACCCATCAAGTTGAAGCAGGTGAAGTAATTCTTTCAGGCGGTGCGATAGCAACGCCGCAAATGCTTCAACTAGCAGGTATTGGGGATGCTAAACATCTTCGCTCTCTTGACATCGAACCGATCGTAGACCTTCCTGGTGTAGGCGAAAACCTTCAGGATCACCTCGAAGTCTATGTGCAACACACATGTCCAGAGCCTGTTTCTGAACAGCCTAACCTAAGTAAAGCGCGTATGCCTTGGATTGGCTTGCAGTGGATGCTAAACCGTACGGGCCCTGCGGCGACAAACCACTTTGAAGGTGGGGGATTCGTTCGTTCTAACGAGGATGTTGACTATCCGAACTTGATGTTCCACTTCCTTCCTGTAGCGGTACGTTACGATGGTCAAAAAGCAGCTACAAAACATGGCTTCCAAGTACACATCGGACCTATGTACTCTGATGCACGCGGATCATTAAAGATTCGCTCGAAAGATCCTAAAGAGCATCCGAGCATGGTTTACAACTACCTTTCTACTGAACAGGACAAACGCGAGTGGGTGGAAGCGATAAGAGTTACTCGTAATATTATGTCTCAACCAGCCTTAAAGAAATATAATGGCGGCGAAATTTCCCCTGGACCTTCTGTTAAAACAGACGAGGAAATCCTTGAATGGGTGAAAGAAGATGCTGAGACGGCACTTCACCCATCATGTACATGCAAAATGGGGCCAAAGTCAGATCCTATGGCTGTTGTGGACCCAGAAACGATGAAAGTTCACGGAGTGGAAAATCTACGAGTGGTCGATGCATCTGCCATGCCTTACGTTACAAACGGCAACATCCATGCACCTGTATTGATGTTAGCGGAAAAGGCAGCAGACCTCATCCTTGGTCGTAAACCGCTTGATCCAATTGATGCTGATTTCTATCGTCATGGCGTTCATCCGGCAGATGCTGGAACAGTAACTAAATAA
- a CDS encoding sodium:solute symporter family protein, with protein sequence MFIYLGTTSSNINWGSFIAMLVFYGVIYYIGAFMASGKSESASDMMVAKRSLPLWISMFTMAATWVGGGYISGTAESTYSLGLAWAQAPWGYALSLIIGGIFYARKMRRYEFMTMIDPLEQRFGKKVAGVLYLPALLGEVFWSGAILTALGTTFGTILGLDFQTSIILSAIIAVAYTVVGGMWSVAFTDVFQMLAVMIGLFLVLPFALSEVGGLSSVWNHYQSDMGSYASLFPPLDGWKDPEWGNYYWNWWDFALLLIFGGIPWQVYFQRVLSAKSENTAMWLSIIAGFICIIAAIPAVIIGAIGLDTDWASLGVNAPDNPSMILPFVLQYLTPDIIGAIGLGALAAAVMSSMDSSILSASSMAAWNVYRPLFKPNASSDQLKKMIKRSIILVGIAATIIALNVQSVYALWYLAADLVYVILFPQLTTALFFKDANKYGSIAGLIVSFILRIGGGEPIIGLPVFLPYPMIEDGVVLFPFRTLAMVAGLVTIIVVSKMTKKMCPPKPLLMPEERENGNEKIAS encoded by the coding sequence ATGTTTATTTATTTAGGAACGACTAGTTCTAATATTAACTGGGGATCATTTATTGCTATGTTAGTATTTTACGGAGTAATCTATTATATTGGGGCATTCATGGCTAGTGGTAAATCTGAATCTGCATCAGATATGATGGTAGCGAAACGCTCTTTACCACTATGGATTTCAATGTTTACAATGGCCGCAACCTGGGTTGGCGGCGGTTACATATCTGGTACAGCAGAATCAACATATTCACTTGGTTTAGCATGGGCTCAGGCCCCGTGGGGTTATGCGCTAAGTTTAATTATCGGTGGTATCTTCTATGCTAGAAAAATGCGTCGATACGAATTTATGACAATGATTGATCCACTTGAACAGCGATTCGGAAAAAAAGTTGCTGGTGTCTTATATCTCCCCGCTCTATTAGGTGAAGTTTTTTGGAGTGGTGCGATCTTAACAGCTTTAGGAACAACTTTTGGAACGATTCTAGGATTAGACTTTCAAACATCTATTATTCTATCAGCTATTATTGCAGTTGCGTATACTGTCGTAGGAGGCATGTGGTCAGTAGCATTTACAGATGTTTTTCAAATGCTCGCTGTCATGATAGGACTGTTCTTAGTACTTCCATTTGCCCTGTCAGAAGTAGGCGGATTAAGTTCGGTTTGGAACCACTATCAATCAGATATGGGGAGCTATGCAAGTCTCTTCCCTCCATTAGACGGGTGGAAAGATCCTGAGTGGGGGAACTATTATTGGAATTGGTGGGACTTTGCTTTGCTACTTATATTCGGTGGTATACCATGGCAGGTCTATTTCCAACGCGTTCTTTCAGCTAAATCGGAGAACACTGCCATGTGGCTTTCAATCATAGCAGGGTTTATCTGTATTATTGCAGCGATACCGGCCGTTATTATCGGTGCTATCGGATTGGATACAGATTGGGCAAGTCTCGGTGTAAACGCACCTGATAATCCATCTATGATCCTTCCTTTTGTCTTGCAATATTTAACGCCTGATATTATCGGCGCAATTGGATTGGGAGCTCTTGCCGCAGCCGTAATGTCATCAATGGATTCTTCCATTCTTTCAGCATCTTCAATGGCTGCTTGGAATGTGTATCGACCACTTTTCAAACCTAATGCATCAAGCGATCAACTTAAGAAAATGATTAAGCGCTCGATCATCCTGGTTGGAATTGCAGCCACCATCATTGCACTAAATGTTCAAAGTGTTTACGCTTTATGGTATCTTGCTGCAGACCTTGTTTATGTTATTTTATTCCCTCAGTTAACAACCGCTTTATTCTTTAAAGATGCGAATAAATATGGTTCGATTGCAGGTTTAATCGTTTCTTTCATACTTCGAATAGGTGGCGGAGAACCAATCATTGGACTCCCAGTCTTCCTGCCATATCCTATGATCGAAGATGGTGTGGTACTGTTCCCATTTCGAACACTTGCAATGGTTGCAGGCTTAGTAACGATTATCGTTGTATCTAAAATGACCAAGAAAATGTGTCCACCTAAACCTCTCTTGATGCCAGAAGAGAGAGAGAACGGTAATGAGAAGATTGCTTCATAG
- a CDS encoding TetR/AcrR family transcriptional regulator — protein sequence MPSTKSPMSERIERAALPMFARKGFEGTSLSKIAKSVGIKKPSLYAHFDSKEDLFLAILQKVNRDYRDFLELQVHNYRNMATDRQLYCLLKDHSTYLESEDLGLLFKRFMLFPPLVLKDTLNEQFIKSEEALRDVLIAIVKEGKQKGDIQAEQDEVIDAYICLLDGTFEQLFYYSKVEHEERLQNAWRIFWRGIQGC from the coding sequence ATGCCATCTACCAAGTCGCCTATGAGTGAACGTATAGAACGAGCAGCTCTGCCCATGTTTGCGAGAAAAGGTTTTGAAGGAACATCATTGAGCAAAATTGCTAAAAGTGTCGGGATTAAAAAACCTTCCTTATATGCTCATTTTGATAGTAAGGAAGATCTATTTCTTGCTATCCTCCAAAAAGTGAATCGAGATTATCGGGATTTTCTAGAACTGCAAGTACATAATTATCGCAACATGGCCACGGATCGGCAGTTATATTGCTTGTTGAAAGACCATTCAACTTATCTTGAAAGTGAAGATCTTGGACTTCTATTTAAGAGGTTCATGCTTTTCCCACCACTAGTATTAAAAGATACACTTAATGAACAATTTATTAAATCAGAGGAAGCACTAAGGGATGTATTGATTGCTATCGTAAAAGAAGGGAAGCAAAAAGGAGACATTCAGGCGGAACAAGATGAGGTAATCGATGCTTATATATGCCTCCTTGATGGCACGTTTGAACAGCTTTTTTATTATTCGAAAGTGGAACATGAGGAGCGTCTTCAAAACGCCTGGCGAATTTTCTGGAGAGGAATTCAAGGGTGTTAG
- a CDS encoding trypsin-like peptidase domain-containing protein, protein MKEEMIMFCPKCGTKNIENARFCSQCGHSYARDQQRSRWWLTGFILTFLLISGVFIYVFVLDKERTDETTGEETIQSPVETISESTKLEEEPKEEKEASPQTTPSVPKEKSKSEEKVPSPQTPIEKDKKEIIREAQTKVYTILTEDQLGSGFLFQDNGTVVTNAHVVAGYIDVTLRDQDGREMNGKVIGISNQYDVALIEVQNLKGTSPLEMEMKESEVGTEVIALGSPQGLENTASIGYLTGLDRSFESEFQYENVYQIDAQVSPGSSGGPLLDGKTGKVIGINSALLTSDESIAFSIPIYTMTDLLTNWSQSPMDENEVASTFNYYNEASVYDEYAEEEEDTYDVPYDEASLANFIINFRGNYETALRDEDFGYIEDQLLYDSQAYYEMANYLDEISGQGMVFKFTLNDVTNIDMQTDQAIVSTYEVFDFMNAAGEWSMYERTKDYYVVTDEYGDYKIKHIEIYQ, encoded by the coding sequence ATGAAGGAGGAGATGATTATGTTTTGTCCGAAGTGCGGGACGAAAAACATAGAGAATGCTCGGTTTTGCAGCCAGTGTGGTCACTCATATGCAAGGGATCAGCAGAGGAGTCGATGGTGGTTGACCGGTTTCATCCTTACCTTTTTATTAATAAGCGGTGTCTTTATTTACGTTTTCGTTCTTGATAAAGAACGAACAGACGAAACAACAGGAGAAGAGACAATTCAATCCCCAGTCGAAACCATCTCTGAATCTACTAAACTAGAGGAAGAACCAAAAGAAGAAAAAGAAGCGAGTCCCCAAACAACACCAAGCGTTCCTAAGGAAAAGAGTAAGTCAGAAGAGAAAGTCCCCTCCCCTCAAACACCTATAGAAAAAGATAAGAAAGAAATTATACGTGAAGCACAAACAAAAGTGTATACCATTTTAACGGAGGATCAGCTTGGTTCTGGCTTCTTGTTTCAGGATAATGGAACAGTTGTAACCAATGCACATGTAGTGGCAGGCTATATTGATGTCACCTTGCGTGATCAGGATGGACGAGAAATGAATGGCAAGGTGATTGGCATCTCTAATCAGTATGATGTCGCTCTAATTGAAGTACAGAATTTAAAAGGTACTTCTCCTTTGGAGATGGAAATGAAAGAATCAGAAGTTGGAACAGAAGTAATCGCACTTGGAAGCCCCCAAGGGTTAGAAAACACAGCATCAATCGGATATCTCACCGGGCTTGACCGTTCATTTGAATCCGAATTTCAATACGAAAACGTCTATCAAATCGATGCCCAAGTTTCACCCGGAAGCAGCGGAGGTCCATTGTTAGATGGAAAGACAGGAAAAGTGATCGGCATTAACTCCGCCCTGTTAACGAGCGATGAATCCATCGCCTTCTCAATCCCAATATACACAATGACGGATCTCTTAACGAACTGGTCGCAATCGCCAATGGATGAAAATGAAGTCGCCAGCACCTTTAACTACTACAATGAGGCTTCAGTGTATGATGAATATGCAGAAGAGGAAGAAGACACGTACGATGTTCCATATGATGAAGCAAGCCTCGCTAACTTCATCATCAATTTTAGAGGGAACTATGAAACGGCATTGCGAGATGAAGACTTTGGTTATATTGAAGACCAGCTTTTGTATGACAGTCAGGCATATTATGAAATGGCTAACTACCTTGACGAGATAAGCGGTCAGGGAATGGTCTTTAAATTCACGTTAAATGATGTAACCAATATTGACATGCAGACTGATCAAGCGATCGTTAGCACCTATGAAGTTTTTGATTTTATGAATGCGGCTGGGGAATGGAGCATGTATGAACGAACCAAGGACTATTATGTTGTGACAGATGAATATGGGGATTATAAGATTAAGCATATTGAGATATATCAATGA
- a CDS encoding alpha/beta fold hydrolase produces the protein MKDGFVKVNDVNLHYVTEGEGELMLFLHGFPYFWYNWHHQMEEFSKDYRVVAVDMRGYNVSDKPEGVSSYDMSILVEDVKQLIEAFGEKDCVLVAHDWGGAVAWTLAYTSPEFVNKLIMFDAPHPYTFRRELAENPGQREDSSYMAFFQRPDSHEALIENNAERLRKMMTIPGKKKGYLTEEDEEKYIEAWTQPDAMESMLNYYRAISFYPFEEHVQKPLELPYQMFDSPTLIIWGDADPAFENSNLDGLEEYVNDLTIHRMEGVSHAPHHEKPEVVNHYMREFLKGKK, from the coding sequence ATGAAAGATGGCTTTGTGAAAGTGAATGATGTCAACCTTCATTACGTAACAGAAGGAGAAGGGGAACTGATGCTATTTCTCCATGGTTTCCCTTATTTCTGGTACAACTGGCATCATCAGATGGAAGAGTTTTCGAAGGATTATCGTGTTGTTGCTGTTGATATGAGAGGATACAACGTATCTGACAAACCTGAAGGTGTTTCTTCATATGATATGTCCATTCTAGTCGAGGATGTAAAACAGTTGATTGAAGCGTTTGGGGAAAAGGACTGCGTTTTAGTCGCCCATGACTGGGGCGGAGCGGTAGCTTGGACGTTAGCTTACACCTCACCTGAATTTGTGAACAAACTAATCATGTTCGATGCACCTCACCCGTATACATTTAGACGAGAGTTAGCAGAGAACCCAGGGCAGAGAGAAGATAGTAGCTATATGGCATTTTTCCAACGACCTGATTCTCATGAAGCGCTGATAGAAAATAACGCAGAACGATTAAGAAAGATGATGACGATTCCTGGAAAGAAAAAAGGTTATTTAACCGAAGAAGATGAAGAGAAATACATAGAGGCATGGACACAGCCGGATGCGATGGAGTCAATGCTTAACTATTACCGGGCTATTTCATTCTATCCGTTCGAAGAGCACGTACAAAAGCCATTGGAACTTCCATATCAAATGTTTGATTCGCCAACGTTAATCATTTGGGGCGATGCAGATCCCGCTTTTGAAAACAGCAATCTTGACGGGTTGGAAGAATATGTTAATGATCTTACGATTCACCGAATGGAAGGCGTAAGCCACGCCCCGCATCATGAGAAACCGGAAGTGGTGAACCACTATATGCGCGAATTTTTAAAAGGTAAGAAATGA